In Trifolium pratense cultivar HEN17-A07 linkage group LG7, ARS_RC_1.1, whole genome shotgun sequence, a genomic segment contains:
- the LOC123897326 gene encoding nucleolin 1-like isoform X8: MANESESEVCDNAIPPPKIRKRECEDEDQEEVITKKQKRDDVVVKQENEEEINPDYSEHDNKLEAENESATGCATLESLDDGSADSDSPRSFGEDNPEDLESPEYNEEKISKTPQERHETPVTLTGKYAESKTIFVRNLSYSVERTDMEDIFKDCGEVVDVRFSIDPEGRFRGFGHVEFGTAEAAQKALKLDNTELLNRHIKVSIAVEKSDYPPYKSNLSSSFHKVGNLQSHTVKGFDASLVENKPKSPATPNETNGASKTIYVRNLSYSVERANMENLFKDCGEIVDVRLHTDREGKFKGYGHVQFATAEAAQKALALNKKVFFNRLMFVGLAQERGKYSPNRSWSWSSLFHKDEKIQSQTVPVKCFDTSLAEDKEEVKDIEMFDAAPAESKVPETPSIGKAKNDASKTICVRNLSFDVERAEIENIFKDCGEVVDVRLHVDVEFATAEAAEKALELDNTRLMNRPIKVGTASEEGECFPNRGSSISFQKAESFQPLTVFVIGFDTSVAEEKIKASLYKHFCSCGEITRISIPKFPDSGTVKGFAHLDFKDTVGYNKALKLDQTAIGNHWLAVERAKPRIRRDNYGIGGGRGGYHVGGRDAGDHGGRTGWGRSHGAGRHWTANTEHW, from the exons ATGGCCAATGAATCTGAATCCGAA GTCTGTGATAATGCAATTCCACCACCAAAAATtc GCAAAAGAGAGTGTGAGGATGAAGATCAGGAGGAAGTGATTACAAAGAAGCAGAAGAGAGATGATGTTGTTGTAAAGCAAGAGAATGAGGAAGAAATTAATCCAGATTATTCTGAACATGATAAT AAACTTGAAGCGGAAAATGAATCTGCTACTGGTTGTGCTACTTTGGAATCATTGGATGATGGTAGCGCAGATTCTGACTCTCCCAGAAGCTTTGGTGAGGATAAT CCTGAAGATTTAGAGAGTCCAGAGTACAACGAGGAAAAAATTTCCAAAACACCTCAGGAAAGG CATGAAACCCCAGTCACACTAACTGGAAAATATGCTGAATCGAAGACAATATTTGTTAGAAACCTGTCATATAGTGTGGAACGGACTGATAT GGAAGATATTTTCAAAGATTGCGGTGAAGTTGTTGATGTTCGATTCAGCATAGATCCCGAAGGGAGGTTTAGAGGCTTTGGACATGTTGAGTTTGGAACAGCAGAAGCAGCACAAAAA GCCCTTAAATTGGATAATACAGAATTATTGAATCGTCACATCAAAGTTAGTATAGCTGTAGAAAAGAGTGATTATCCCCCCTATAAAAG CAACTTGAGCAGCTCATTCCATAAGGTTGGAAATCTTCAATCTCACACTGTAAAGGGTTTTGACGCATCCCTTGTAGAAAACAAG CCTAAAAGTCCAGCTACACCAAATGAAACAAATGGTGCATCAAAGACCATATATGTCAGAAACTTGTCATACTCCGTGGAACGAGCTAATAT GGAAAATCTTTTCAAAGATTGTGGAGAAATCGTTGATGTTCGTCTCCATACAGATcgcgaaggaaagtttaaaggCTATGGACATGTTCAGTTTGCCACAGCAGAAGCAGCACAAAAG GCTCTTGCGTTGAACAAGAAAGTATTTTTTAATCGTCTTATGTTTGTTGGTTTAGCTCAGGAAAGGGGTAAATATTCCCCTAATAGAAG CTGGTCCTGGAGCAGCTTATTCCATAAGGATGAAAAAATTCAGTCTCAAACTGTACCTGTGAAGTGTTTTGATACATCCCTTGCGGAAGACAAA GAGGAGGTTAAAGATATAGAGATGTTTGATGCTGCCCCTGCTGAGAGTAAAGTT CCTGAAACCCCATCTATCGGAAAAGCGAAAAATGATGCATCAAAAACAATATGTGTTAGAAATTTGTCATTCGATGTGGAACGGGCTGAAAT TGAAAATATTTTCAAAGATTGCGGAGAAGTTGTTGATGTCCGACTCCATGTGGATGTTGAGTTTGCAACCGCAGAAGCAGCAGAAAAG GCTCTTGAGTTGGATAACACAAGATTAATGAACCGTCCCATCAAAGTTGGTACAGCTTCAGAAGAGGGTGAATGTTTCCCGAACAGAGG CTCGAGCATCTCATTCCAGAAGGCCGAAAGTTTTCAGCCTCTAACTGTATTTGTGATTGGATTTGATACATCCGTTGCAGAAGAGAag ATAAAAGCTAGCCTGTATAAGCATTTCTGTTCTTGCGGAGAGATTACAAGGATCTCAATACCAAAATTTCCTGATTCTGGTACTGTTAAGGG GTTTGCTCATTTGGACTTCAAGGATACTGTTGGCTATAATAAAGCACTAAAACTTGATCAAACTGCCATTGGAAATCATTGGCTGGCAGTTGAAAGAGCAAAGCCAAGGATAAGACGTGATAATTATGGTATAGGTGGTGGTAGAGGTGGCTATCACGTCGGTGGTAGGGATGCAGGAGACCATGGCGGGAGAACTGGATGGGGCAGAAGTCATGGTGCAGGGAGGCACTGGACAGCCAATACCGAGCACTGGTGA
- the LOC123897326 gene encoding nucleolin 1-like isoform X7 gives MANESESEVCDNAIPPPKIRKRECEDEDQEEVITKKQKRDDVVVKQENEEEINPDYSEHDNKLEAENESATGCATLESLDDGSADSDSPRSFGEDNPEDLESPEYNEEKISKTPQERHETPVTLTGKYAESKTIFVRNLSYSVERTDMEDIFKDCGEVVDVRFSIDPEGRFRGFGHVEFGTAEAAQKALKLDNTELLNRHIKVSIAVEKSDYPPYKSNLSSSFHKVGNLQSHTVKGFDASLVENKPKSPATPNETNGASKTIYVRNLSYSVERANMENLFKDCGEIVDVRLHTDREGKFKGYGHVQFATAEAAQKALALNKKVFFNRLMFVGLAQERGKYSPNRSSWSWSSLFHKDEKIQSQTVPVKCFDTSLAEDKEEVKDIEMFDAAPAESKVPETPSIGKAKNDASKTICVRNLSFDVERAEIENIFKDCGEVVDVRLHVDVEFATAEAAEKALELDNTRLMNRPIKVGTASEEGECFPNRGSSISFQKAESFQPLTVFVIGFDTSVAEEKIKASLYKHFCSCGEITRISIPKFPDSGTVKGFAHLDFKDTVGYNKALKLDQTAIGNHWLAVERAKPRIRRDNYGIGGGRGGYHVGGRDAGDHGGRTGWGRSHGAGRHWTANTEHW, from the exons ATGGCCAATGAATCTGAATCCGAA GTCTGTGATAATGCAATTCCACCACCAAAAATtc GCAAAAGAGAGTGTGAGGATGAAGATCAGGAGGAAGTGATTACAAAGAAGCAGAAGAGAGATGATGTTGTTGTAAAGCAAGAGAATGAGGAAGAAATTAATCCAGATTATTCTGAACATGATAAT AAACTTGAAGCGGAAAATGAATCTGCTACTGGTTGTGCTACTTTGGAATCATTGGATGATGGTAGCGCAGATTCTGACTCTCCCAGAAGCTTTGGTGAGGATAAT CCTGAAGATTTAGAGAGTCCAGAGTACAACGAGGAAAAAATTTCCAAAACACCTCAGGAAAGG CATGAAACCCCAGTCACACTAACTGGAAAATATGCTGAATCGAAGACAATATTTGTTAGAAACCTGTCATATAGTGTGGAACGGACTGATAT GGAAGATATTTTCAAAGATTGCGGTGAAGTTGTTGATGTTCGATTCAGCATAGATCCCGAAGGGAGGTTTAGAGGCTTTGGACATGTTGAGTTTGGAACAGCAGAAGCAGCACAAAAA GCCCTTAAATTGGATAATACAGAATTATTGAATCGTCACATCAAAGTTAGTATAGCTGTAGAAAAGAGTGATTATCCCCCCTATAAAAG CAACTTGAGCAGCTCATTCCATAAGGTTGGAAATCTTCAATCTCACACTGTAAAGGGTTTTGACGCATCCCTTGTAGAAAACAAG CCTAAAAGTCCAGCTACACCAAATGAAACAAATGGTGCATCAAAGACCATATATGTCAGAAACTTGTCATACTCCGTGGAACGAGCTAATAT GGAAAATCTTTTCAAAGATTGTGGAGAAATCGTTGATGTTCGTCTCCATACAGATcgcgaaggaaagtttaaaggCTATGGACATGTTCAGTTTGCCACAGCAGAAGCAGCACAAAAG GCTCTTGCGTTGAACAAGAAAGTATTTTTTAATCGTCTTATGTTTGTTGGTTTAGCTCAGGAAAGGGGTAAATATTCCCCTAATAGAAG CAGCTGGTCCTGGAGCAGCTTATTCCATAAGGATGAAAAAATTCAGTCTCAAACTGTACCTGTGAAGTGTTTTGATACATCCCTTGCGGAAGACAAA GAGGAGGTTAAAGATATAGAGATGTTTGATGCTGCCCCTGCTGAGAGTAAAGTT CCTGAAACCCCATCTATCGGAAAAGCGAAAAATGATGCATCAAAAACAATATGTGTTAGAAATTTGTCATTCGATGTGGAACGGGCTGAAAT TGAAAATATTTTCAAAGATTGCGGAGAAGTTGTTGATGTCCGACTCCATGTGGATGTTGAGTTTGCAACCGCAGAAGCAGCAGAAAAG GCTCTTGAGTTGGATAACACAAGATTAATGAACCGTCCCATCAAAGTTGGTACAGCTTCAGAAGAGGGTGAATGTTTCCCGAACAGAGG CTCGAGCATCTCATTCCAGAAGGCCGAAAGTTTTCAGCCTCTAACTGTATTTGTGATTGGATTTGATACATCCGTTGCAGAAGAGAag ATAAAAGCTAGCCTGTATAAGCATTTCTGTTCTTGCGGAGAGATTACAAGGATCTCAATACCAAAATTTCCTGATTCTGGTACTGTTAAGGG GTTTGCTCATTTGGACTTCAAGGATACTGTTGGCTATAATAAAGCACTAAAACTTGATCAAACTGCCATTGGAAATCATTGGCTGGCAGTTGAAAGAGCAAAGCCAAGGATAAGACGTGATAATTATGGTATAGGTGGTGGTAGAGGTGGCTATCACGTCGGTGGTAGGGATGCAGGAGACCATGGCGGGAGAACTGGATGGGGCAGAAGTCATGGTGCAGGGAGGCACTGGACAGCCAATACCGAGCACTGGTGA
- the LOC123897326 gene encoding nucleolin 2-like isoform X4 translates to MANESESEVCDNAIPPPKIRKRECEDEDQEEVITKKQKRDDVVVKQENEEEINPDYSEHDNKLEAENESATGCATLESLDDGSADSDSPRSFGEDNPEDLESPEYNEEKISKTPQERHETPVTLTGKYAESKTIFVRNLSYSVERTDMEDIFKDCGEVVDVRFSIDPEGRFRGFGHVEFGTAEAAQKALKLDNTELLNRHIKVSIAVEKSDYPPYKSNLSSSFHKVGNLQSHTVKGFDASLVENKPKSPATPNETNGASKTIYVRNLSYSVERANMENLFKDCGEIVDVRLHTDREGKFKGYGHVQFATAEAAQKALALNKKVFFNRLMFVGLAQERGKYSPNRSWSWSSLFHKDEKIQSQTVPVKCFDTSLAEDKLTCAKEEVKDIEMFDAAPAESKPETPSIGKAKNDASKTICVRNLSFDVERAEIENIFKDCGEVVDVRLHVDVEFATAEAAEKALELDNTRLMNRPIKVGTASEEGECFPNRGSSISFQKAESFQPLTVFVIGFDTSVAEEKIKASLYKHFCSCGEITRISIPKFPDSGTVKGFAHLDFKDTVGYNKALKLDQTAIGNHWLAVERAKPRIRRDNYGIGGGRGGYHVGGRDAGDHGGRTGWGRSHGAGRHWTANTEHW, encoded by the exons ATGGCCAATGAATCTGAATCCGAA GTCTGTGATAATGCAATTCCACCACCAAAAATtc GCAAAAGAGAGTGTGAGGATGAAGATCAGGAGGAAGTGATTACAAAGAAGCAGAAGAGAGATGATGTTGTTGTAAAGCAAGAGAATGAGGAAGAAATTAATCCAGATTATTCTGAACATGATAAT AAACTTGAAGCGGAAAATGAATCTGCTACTGGTTGTGCTACTTTGGAATCATTGGATGATGGTAGCGCAGATTCTGACTCTCCCAGAAGCTTTGGTGAGGATAAT CCTGAAGATTTAGAGAGTCCAGAGTACAACGAGGAAAAAATTTCCAAAACACCTCAGGAAAGG CATGAAACCCCAGTCACACTAACTGGAAAATATGCTGAATCGAAGACAATATTTGTTAGAAACCTGTCATATAGTGTGGAACGGACTGATAT GGAAGATATTTTCAAAGATTGCGGTGAAGTTGTTGATGTTCGATTCAGCATAGATCCCGAAGGGAGGTTTAGAGGCTTTGGACATGTTGAGTTTGGAACAGCAGAAGCAGCACAAAAA GCCCTTAAATTGGATAATACAGAATTATTGAATCGTCACATCAAAGTTAGTATAGCTGTAGAAAAGAGTGATTATCCCCCCTATAAAAG CAACTTGAGCAGCTCATTCCATAAGGTTGGAAATCTTCAATCTCACACTGTAAAGGGTTTTGACGCATCCCTTGTAGAAAACAAG CCTAAAAGTCCAGCTACACCAAATGAAACAAATGGTGCATCAAAGACCATATATGTCAGAAACTTGTCATACTCCGTGGAACGAGCTAATAT GGAAAATCTTTTCAAAGATTGTGGAGAAATCGTTGATGTTCGTCTCCATACAGATcgcgaaggaaagtttaaaggCTATGGACATGTTCAGTTTGCCACAGCAGAAGCAGCACAAAAG GCTCTTGCGTTGAACAAGAAAGTATTTTTTAATCGTCTTATGTTTGTTGGTTTAGCTCAGGAAAGGGGTAAATATTCCCCTAATAGAAG CTGGTCCTGGAGCAGCTTATTCCATAAGGATGAAAAAATTCAGTCTCAAACTGTACCTGTGAAGTGTTTTGATACATCCCTTGCGGAAGACAAA TTGACTTGTGCAAAGGAGGAGGTTAAAGATATAGAGATGTTTGATGCTGCCCCTGCTGAGAGTAAA CCTGAAACCCCATCTATCGGAAAAGCGAAAAATGATGCATCAAAAACAATATGTGTTAGAAATTTGTCATTCGATGTGGAACGGGCTGAAAT TGAAAATATTTTCAAAGATTGCGGAGAAGTTGTTGATGTCCGACTCCATGTGGATGTTGAGTTTGCAACCGCAGAAGCAGCAGAAAAG GCTCTTGAGTTGGATAACACAAGATTAATGAACCGTCCCATCAAAGTTGGTACAGCTTCAGAAGAGGGTGAATGTTTCCCGAACAGAGG CTCGAGCATCTCATTCCAGAAGGCCGAAAGTTTTCAGCCTCTAACTGTATTTGTGATTGGATTTGATACATCCGTTGCAGAAGAGAag ATAAAAGCTAGCCTGTATAAGCATTTCTGTTCTTGCGGAGAGATTACAAGGATCTCAATACCAAAATTTCCTGATTCTGGTACTGTTAAGGG GTTTGCTCATTTGGACTTCAAGGATACTGTTGGCTATAATAAAGCACTAAAACTTGATCAAACTGCCATTGGAAATCATTGGCTGGCAGTTGAAAGAGCAAAGCCAAGGATAAGACGTGATAATTATGGTATAGGTGGTGGTAGAGGTGGCTATCACGTCGGTGGTAGGGATGCAGGAGACCATGGCGGGAGAACTGGATGGGGCAGAAGTCATGGTGCAGGGAGGCACTGGACAGCCAATACCGAGCACTGGTGA
- the LOC123897326 gene encoding nucleolin 2-like isoform X1, which yields MANESESEVCDNAIPPPKIRKRECEDEDQEEVITKKQKRDDVVVKQENEEEINPDYSEHDNKLEAENESATGCATLESLDDGSADSDSPRSFGEDNPEDLESPEYNEEKISKTPQERHETPVTLTGKYAESKTIFVRNLSYSVERTDMEDIFKDCGEVVDVRFSIDPEGRFRGFGHVEFGTAEAAQKALKLDNTELLNRHIKVSIAVEKSDYPPYKSNLSSSFHKVGNLQSHTVKGFDASLVENKPKSPATPNETNGASKTIYVRNLSYSVERANMENLFKDCGEIVDVRLHTDREGKFKGYGHVQFATAEAAQKALALNKKVFFNRLMFVGLAQERGKYSPNRSSWSWSSLFHKDEKIQSQTVPVKCFDTSLAEDKLTCAKEEVKDIEMFDAAPAESKVPETPSIGKAKNDASKTICVRNLSFDVERAEIENIFKDCGEVVDVRLHVDVEFATAEAAEKALELDNTRLMNRPIKVGTASEEGECFPNRGSSISFQKAESFQPLTVFVIGFDTSVAEEKIKASLYKHFCSCGEITRISIPKFPDSGTVKGFAHLDFKDTVGYNKALKLDQTAIGNHWLAVERAKPRIRRDNYGIGGGRGGYHVGGRDAGDHGGRTGWGRSHGAGRHWTANTEHW from the exons ATGGCCAATGAATCTGAATCCGAA GTCTGTGATAATGCAATTCCACCACCAAAAATtc GCAAAAGAGAGTGTGAGGATGAAGATCAGGAGGAAGTGATTACAAAGAAGCAGAAGAGAGATGATGTTGTTGTAAAGCAAGAGAATGAGGAAGAAATTAATCCAGATTATTCTGAACATGATAAT AAACTTGAAGCGGAAAATGAATCTGCTACTGGTTGTGCTACTTTGGAATCATTGGATGATGGTAGCGCAGATTCTGACTCTCCCAGAAGCTTTGGTGAGGATAAT CCTGAAGATTTAGAGAGTCCAGAGTACAACGAGGAAAAAATTTCCAAAACACCTCAGGAAAGG CATGAAACCCCAGTCACACTAACTGGAAAATATGCTGAATCGAAGACAATATTTGTTAGAAACCTGTCATATAGTGTGGAACGGACTGATAT GGAAGATATTTTCAAAGATTGCGGTGAAGTTGTTGATGTTCGATTCAGCATAGATCCCGAAGGGAGGTTTAGAGGCTTTGGACATGTTGAGTTTGGAACAGCAGAAGCAGCACAAAAA GCCCTTAAATTGGATAATACAGAATTATTGAATCGTCACATCAAAGTTAGTATAGCTGTAGAAAAGAGTGATTATCCCCCCTATAAAAG CAACTTGAGCAGCTCATTCCATAAGGTTGGAAATCTTCAATCTCACACTGTAAAGGGTTTTGACGCATCCCTTGTAGAAAACAAG CCTAAAAGTCCAGCTACACCAAATGAAACAAATGGTGCATCAAAGACCATATATGTCAGAAACTTGTCATACTCCGTGGAACGAGCTAATAT GGAAAATCTTTTCAAAGATTGTGGAGAAATCGTTGATGTTCGTCTCCATACAGATcgcgaaggaaagtttaaaggCTATGGACATGTTCAGTTTGCCACAGCAGAAGCAGCACAAAAG GCTCTTGCGTTGAACAAGAAAGTATTTTTTAATCGTCTTATGTTTGTTGGTTTAGCTCAGGAAAGGGGTAAATATTCCCCTAATAGAAG CAGCTGGTCCTGGAGCAGCTTATTCCATAAGGATGAAAAAATTCAGTCTCAAACTGTACCTGTGAAGTGTTTTGATACATCCCTTGCGGAAGACAAA TTGACTTGTGCAAAGGAGGAGGTTAAAGATATAGAGATGTTTGATGCTGCCCCTGCTGAGAGTAAAGTT CCTGAAACCCCATCTATCGGAAAAGCGAAAAATGATGCATCAAAAACAATATGTGTTAGAAATTTGTCATTCGATGTGGAACGGGCTGAAAT TGAAAATATTTTCAAAGATTGCGGAGAAGTTGTTGATGTCCGACTCCATGTGGATGTTGAGTTTGCAACCGCAGAAGCAGCAGAAAAG GCTCTTGAGTTGGATAACACAAGATTAATGAACCGTCCCATCAAAGTTGGTACAGCTTCAGAAGAGGGTGAATGTTTCCCGAACAGAGG CTCGAGCATCTCATTCCAGAAGGCCGAAAGTTTTCAGCCTCTAACTGTATTTGTGATTGGATTTGATACATCCGTTGCAGAAGAGAag ATAAAAGCTAGCCTGTATAAGCATTTCTGTTCTTGCGGAGAGATTACAAGGATCTCAATACCAAAATTTCCTGATTCTGGTACTGTTAAGGG GTTTGCTCATTTGGACTTCAAGGATACTGTTGGCTATAATAAAGCACTAAAACTTGATCAAACTGCCATTGGAAATCATTGGCTGGCAGTTGAAAGAGCAAAGCCAAGGATAAGACGTGATAATTATGGTATAGGTGGTGGTAGAGGTGGCTATCACGTCGGTGGTAGGGATGCAGGAGACCATGGCGGGAGAACTGGATGGGGCAGAAGTCATGGTGCAGGGAGGCACTGGACAGCCAATACCGAGCACTGGTGA
- the LOC123897326 gene encoding nucleolin 2-like isoform X9: MANESESEVCDNAIPPPKIRKRECEDEDQEEVITKKQKRDDVVVKQENEEEINPDYSEHDNKLEAENESATGCATLESLDDGSADSDSPRSFGEDNPEDLESPEYNEEKISKTPQERHETPVTLTGKYAESKTIFVRNLSYSVERTDMEDIFKDCGEVVDVRFSIDPEGRFRGFGHVEFGTAEAAQKALKLDNTELLNRHIKVSIAVEKSDYPPYKSNLSSSFHKVGNLQSHTVKGFDASLVENKPKSPATPNETNGASKTIYVRNLSYSVERANMENLFKDCGEIVDVRLHTDREGKFKGYGHVQFATAEAAQKALALNKKVFFNRLMFVGLAQERGKYSPNRSSWSWSSLFHKDEKIQSQTVPVKCFDTSLAEDKEEVKDIEMFDAAPAESKPETPSIGKAKNDASKTICVRNLSFDVERAEIENIFKDCGEVVDVRLHVDVEFATAEAAEKALELDNTRLMNRPIKVGTASEEGECFPNRGSSISFQKAESFQPLTVFVIGFDTSVAEEKIKASLYKHFCSCGEITRISIPKFPDSGTVKGFAHLDFKDTVGYNKALKLDQTAIGNHWLAVERAKPRIRRDNYGIGGGRGGYHVGGRDAGDHGGRTGWGRSHGAGRHWTANTEHW; encoded by the exons ATGGCCAATGAATCTGAATCCGAA GTCTGTGATAATGCAATTCCACCACCAAAAATtc GCAAAAGAGAGTGTGAGGATGAAGATCAGGAGGAAGTGATTACAAAGAAGCAGAAGAGAGATGATGTTGTTGTAAAGCAAGAGAATGAGGAAGAAATTAATCCAGATTATTCTGAACATGATAAT AAACTTGAAGCGGAAAATGAATCTGCTACTGGTTGTGCTACTTTGGAATCATTGGATGATGGTAGCGCAGATTCTGACTCTCCCAGAAGCTTTGGTGAGGATAAT CCTGAAGATTTAGAGAGTCCAGAGTACAACGAGGAAAAAATTTCCAAAACACCTCAGGAAAGG CATGAAACCCCAGTCACACTAACTGGAAAATATGCTGAATCGAAGACAATATTTGTTAGAAACCTGTCATATAGTGTGGAACGGACTGATAT GGAAGATATTTTCAAAGATTGCGGTGAAGTTGTTGATGTTCGATTCAGCATAGATCCCGAAGGGAGGTTTAGAGGCTTTGGACATGTTGAGTTTGGAACAGCAGAAGCAGCACAAAAA GCCCTTAAATTGGATAATACAGAATTATTGAATCGTCACATCAAAGTTAGTATAGCTGTAGAAAAGAGTGATTATCCCCCCTATAAAAG CAACTTGAGCAGCTCATTCCATAAGGTTGGAAATCTTCAATCTCACACTGTAAAGGGTTTTGACGCATCCCTTGTAGAAAACAAG CCTAAAAGTCCAGCTACACCAAATGAAACAAATGGTGCATCAAAGACCATATATGTCAGAAACTTGTCATACTCCGTGGAACGAGCTAATAT GGAAAATCTTTTCAAAGATTGTGGAGAAATCGTTGATGTTCGTCTCCATACAGATcgcgaaggaaagtttaaaggCTATGGACATGTTCAGTTTGCCACAGCAGAAGCAGCACAAAAG GCTCTTGCGTTGAACAAGAAAGTATTTTTTAATCGTCTTATGTTTGTTGGTTTAGCTCAGGAAAGGGGTAAATATTCCCCTAATAGAAG CAGCTGGTCCTGGAGCAGCTTATTCCATAAGGATGAAAAAATTCAGTCTCAAACTGTACCTGTGAAGTGTTTTGATACATCCCTTGCGGAAGACAAA GAGGAGGTTAAAGATATAGAGATGTTTGATGCTGCCCCTGCTGAGAGTAAA CCTGAAACCCCATCTATCGGAAAAGCGAAAAATGATGCATCAAAAACAATATGTGTTAGAAATTTGTCATTCGATGTGGAACGGGCTGAAAT TGAAAATATTTTCAAAGATTGCGGAGAAGTTGTTGATGTCCGACTCCATGTGGATGTTGAGTTTGCAACCGCAGAAGCAGCAGAAAAG GCTCTTGAGTTGGATAACACAAGATTAATGAACCGTCCCATCAAAGTTGGTACAGCTTCAGAAGAGGGTGAATGTTTCCCGAACAGAGG CTCGAGCATCTCATTCCAGAAGGCCGAAAGTTTTCAGCCTCTAACTGTATTTGTGATTGGATTTGATACATCCGTTGCAGAAGAGAag ATAAAAGCTAGCCTGTATAAGCATTTCTGTTCTTGCGGAGAGATTACAAGGATCTCAATACCAAAATTTCCTGATTCTGGTACTGTTAAGGG GTTTGCTCATTTGGACTTCAAGGATACTGTTGGCTATAATAAAGCACTAAAACTTGATCAAACTGCCATTGGAAATCATTGGCTGGCAGTTGAAAGAGCAAAGCCAAGGATAAGACGTGATAATTATGGTATAGGTGGTGGTAGAGGTGGCTATCACGTCGGTGGTAGGGATGCAGGAGACCATGGCGGGAGAACTGGATGGGGCAGAAGTCATGGTGCAGGGAGGCACTGGACAGCCAATACCGAGCACTGGTGA